The following are encoded together in the Kwoniella europaea PYCC6329 chromosome 1, complete sequence genome:
- a CDS encoding glutathione reductase encodes MPPLTKSQASEIEEYDYFVIGGGSGGLASARRAASYGAKVGLAEATPKLGGTCVNVGCVPKSRSDPILITEWLSWEAY; translated from the exons ATGCCTCCTCTTACCAAATCCCAAGCTTCTGAGATCGAGGAATA CGACTACTTCGTTATCGGTGGTGGATCTGGTGGATTGGCTTCTGCT AGACGAGCAGCTTCGTACGGTGCTAAAGTCGGTTTGGCAGAGGCTACACCAAAATTAGGTGGTACTTGTGTGAACGTAGG ATGTGTTCCCAAGAGTAGGTCTGATCCGATACTTATCACAGAGTGGTTGTCATGGGAAGCTTACTAA
- a CDS encoding glutathione-disulfide reductase has product MSPLLLGSLLIIIAPTRYTADIADNLRKAAAYGFGKDGEGNRIAGDFNWTELKHKRDAYIKRLNGIYETNLVKDKVDYHSGFASFLDANTLQIDGLDGETYQVKAKNITVAVGGRPTIPSEETIEGAQYGINSDGFFDIEEQPKRVAVVGAGYIAVELAGVFNTLGTETHLIIRHDQVLRTFDPMLSEVLVPYMEKIGMNIHKSSNVKKVEKTSSGSLLVHVDSLNKPLEVDVLLWAIGRHANTEKLGLEKIGIKTDDKGDIIADDYQNTNVPNIYAVGDVAGKVLLTPVAIAAGRRLSNRLFGPEKYKNDKLSYDNIPSVVFSHPTIGSVGLSEPEAEEKFGKDNLKIYKTSFKAMSFAMLDENHKQPTSYKLICTGPEEKVVGLHIIGEGSDEMLQGFGVAVKMGATKDDFDSCVAIHPTSAEELVTLR; this is encoded by the exons ATGTCTCCCTTACTCCTTGGATCGctactcatcatcattgcgCCTACTAGGTACACCGCAGATATCGCCGACAACCTCAGGAAAGCCGCTGCGTACGGGTTcggtaaagatggtgaagggaaTAGAATCGCGGGTGATTTCAATTGGACGGAATTGAAACATAAGAGAGATGCCTATATCAAGAGATTAAACGGGATCTA CGAGACCAACCTGGTAAAAGATAAAGTAGATTATCATTCCGGTTTCGCCTCATTCCTCGATGCCAATACACTCCAAATTGACGGTTTGGACGGTGAGACTTACCAGGTCAAAGCGAAAAACATCACTGTCGCAGTCGGTGGGAGACCCACCATCCCTTCCGAGGAGACTATCGAAGGTGCACAATACGGTATTAACTCTGATGGATTCTTCGATATTGAAGAACAACCTAAGAGAGTCGCCGTGGTCGGTGCGGGTTATATCGCTGTTGAATTAGCTGGAGTGTTCAATACTCTCGGGACGgagactcacttgatcattAGACATGATCAGGTTTTGAGGACTTTTGATCCTATGTTGAGTGAAGTTTTGGTTCCTTatatgg AAAAAATCGGTATGAACATTCATAAATCCTCCAACGTCAAAAAAGTAGAAAAGACCTCATCCGGTTCTCTTCTAGTCCATGTGGATTCTTTGAACAAACCATTAGAAGTAGACGTTTTGCTCTGGGCGATCGGACGACATGCCAACACTGAaaaattgggattggaaaaGATCGGAATCAAGACTGACGATAAAGGAGATATCATCGCGGACGATTATCAAAATACGAATGTACCCAACATTTACGCTGTAGGAGATGTAGCTGGGAAAGTCCTTTTGACTCCTGTTGCGATTGCTGCTGGAAGAAGATTATCGAATAGGTTGTTTGGTCCAGAGAAATATAAGAATGACAAGTTGTCTTATGATAATATCCCTTCGGTCGTTTTCTC TCACCCTACTATCGGTTCAGTTGGTTTGTCAGAACctgaagcagaagagaaattCGGTAAAGACAATTTGAAAATATACAAGACTTCT TTCAAAGCAATGTCATTTGCGATGTTGGATGAAAATCACAAGCAACCCACTTCATACAAGTTGATCTGTACTGGCCCTGAAGAAAAGGTTGTAGGATTACATATCATCGGTGAAGGAAGTGATGAGATGTTAcaaggat TCGGTGTTGCCGTTAAGATGGGAGCTAccaaagatgatttcgattcATGTGTTGCTATTC ACCCCACATCAGCCGAGGAATTAGTTACTCTTCGATAG